The genomic stretch caagtgcaaagtgccacatgcaaagtgccaagtgcaaagtgccacgtgcaaagtgccaagtgccatgtgccactaccaagtgccaggtccggcatgctcctggcagacgttacacctactactgctgcattgccctgctcctgctgcctgtgctgctcacaccgtcagagtgccacaggccactgctgctgtgccttatacctatatttaacccaaaacacaatttctgcataatttttcggaggtgtctgggctgatgtcccagatgtgcggttggactttggacacaatgtggactgcacgaccgctgtctggaacctagtcctgatgttaatttacagccatttttgggggggaggggacttattttaagtccccacatcatcaattagtgtttcccttaaaaaaaaacatgatgctacatgcatcatttaccctaaaaaacgtttcaaAAGCAATTTAAAGTCCACTTTCGGTCTTCTATCCGGATATATCTGAATCCGGGTGGATATCTCGGATACTGggttcagatatccgattcggattccaaaagttcaaactcggatatccgattcggatcgaaTATCtgagtatccggatccgaattctattcggattttgaaaaggggtatccaagcagcactgCTTATCAATAATCCAGGGGAACCTGACTGCCCACCCTCCTCTATACCCTCTCCTACcctactcctctcctctcccTACCTCGCCAACCTGTCTAATCCTAATAGGCACTTTCACCCCTCTATTACTCCAACTTGAAATTATTCTATGAGGTCTGCAACCACCTTTATGTTTTGGTTTTATTATTTCTATTTCTTTCTCTTTACTTCTCACTCCtcttttatctctctctctctgtcttcaaTCTCTGCATACTTCATATCCTTCTATATGCCTATCACCAATTATCTTTTCCTCGACAATCTGCATTTTATAGAATCTAACACCTGTGGTCACGCTTCAATCCACACACAAGATTGATCCCCTAAACTCCCCAAATCCCTTTTTACTATAACAGATATCTACTGCCTCTCTAATATCCCAAAATTGACATACATCTCTAAATTTCTCTATATTATAATAGACCATAGTTGCTTAGATTTTTCACAACGGTTACTCAGCGACCTTTGACCTCCTCAACACTCAGATTGTTGTCAGAGTCTGGGACtgcagactgaagatcctgtctTCATTTGTCAAattgtttttgatattttttcgcCTATATTTCTTGTCCTCTGCCTTAAATTGCCCTAGGGCTGTGgagtatcacacacacacacacacacacacacacacacaaaacccacaggagaccgatgtgctagccctcaaaagggctatttggggtgctttcacagctagtgaggaacaaggacacaggcctagctaatgctttccccacctatctgcagcaagtctgaccatgCTCTCactactaacagtcagcagcccgcagccagcagagaatgaatccaatatagccaccgcaactgctttttgatagaggggtgggggggtccaggagggggtgctagctgattggctaccatgtgtctgctgactgtgaggtaaggggtcaaagtttaactcaatgatgatgtataggggtggatcaaacacgccaaatgttttTTGTATGCTGCGAATGCGAACAGAGGAAATTTGCAGAATACTGTCCACCACCAAACTTTTTGGGCCATCTTTAGTGGCCAAGACCATTCAGAGGTTTAAGAGGCCAGGTTCCACTTAGAGCAGGCATTGCTATGGTCTTAATTGACCAAAGAAGTTAAGTACACATGCTCAGTGTCAtatccagaggttgtcttttgTAAATAACCATATGAGTGCTGGCGTGAGGGATCTGCCTGTCAGTGCTAAGACCATACGCTGCAAACTGCATCACATTGGTCTGCATGGCTATCATTTCAGAGGGAAGCCTCTTCTAAACATGTTTCACAAGAAATCTTGCAcacagtttgctgaagacaagccAACTGCAGACATGGATTACTGGAATCATGGCCTTtagtctgatgagaccaagatacAATGATTGGATTCTGATGGCATCAAGCGTGTGTGGTGGCAACCAGGTGAAGAATACAAATTCAAGTGTGTCTTGCCCACAGTCAAGCACTTTGATGAGAGTGTCATTGTTTGACGGTGCAAGAGTGCTGCTTAGTGGCGTACTTGGAATGGAGTGGGGGTTGGGTTTACATTATGGGAGGgttgacacacacactgacacttataggggttgattcactaaaccgtgctgacGCATAGCCCggcagttaacacgccttatcagagataacacgccttaccaaagttaacacgccttatcaaagttaacacgccttatcagagtagtattgTGAGCGCTACGGGCTCAGGGCAGGGCGAGTGGAGctgttgtcattgccaattagcaggcataagttcgtagcgctcactatgctactctgttaaggcgtgttaactttgggaAGGCGTGTTATctatgataaggcgtgttaacggcCGTCCTAtgcgttagcacggtttagtgaatcaaccgcaTAGTGTGTTACCTCTGCTCAGCGCATGGCAGAATTTGCTGAATGATGTGatgattcctccctccctctccatcggccctcctcctgtgcccccctgttgCAGAGTGCAGCGATGTGGCTTGAGTATAGTCTCATCTGCTCCAAAATCAATGTTTCTGTCCATCCTCGTCACCAGCCGGCCACTTTTGAACCAAAAACTCACTTCTAAAACTCGCTATCCCACCTACTGGCTCCCAGCTACAGAAACGATTTATTTTTACCTTACTTTTTTATCAACCATTATATTTTTTGTTAGCTGTTATTTTTTCCACTACTTTCACACTTTCTTGAAATTATTGGCACTTTTGCAAGTATGTATGGCTAAAGTGAATGTAAATTCTATTCCCGTTGTTAATGGTCATCAACACTctcagatatttttttttgctttacttAAAACCTGGAAACAGTTATTGACCTGTAAGGTACAAAACACAAAGTCTAAGCAGCATAAACTGACCTAAGTAACATAGAAGAAATAGACTGCATTTTACCCACTGCTTGCTCTGGTTTGGTAGCCATTTTATCACTGAGCACATGGGCTTAGACAATAGCcagtctctgcctcatgacatgccactGTGTGCCCCCCACacctctctctgccccccaccatTGCTCTATAGCCccccttgtctatatatcttatctaaagtttagatagtttacacagcaaatctagctgcaaacagccttattagaatatgattatttcttcctgtgatacaataacagcagccatgtttgtaaacattacacagaggcaggcttatctgcatcttcagcactcagcctgtaaaaaaaaaactaatccccctcctcctccctcctctcctctgcctctgaaatctctggctagtaatacctccccctcctcctgcccagactgagttctcattagcccttgctactgtctgaaaatgccttggctctctgaaaacctgtgggtgtggcttgtttagtttatatggaattagagtattaaaacaaaaacaaaaaagtatttggcttgaggaatgccctataaacaataggaaaggaacacaattatgcaatgactgagtaaaagttcatttcggatccactttaagcacacAGTAAAGGGAGGCACCGTGTCACAAATTTCACTTGCAGAGGTTTCCTATCTTGAAGAAGTTTAACACAGATACCATGTTCTTATATATTAATAGGATATTTAAAATCTGTCTTCCGAAGCAGGAGTACAATCTTAACCTTTATCTCCTTCATCTTCATTCCATAAATGACAGGATTCAAAAATGGTGGTATAACAAATGGCTGCACAGACATGAGGACTCTTAGCTCATATGGGAGTTTATCTGGAATAAAACGATACAGCAAGATCTCAAAGAGAGAAGCTGTTAAAAAATTGACAATACATATTAAATGGGGCGAGCAGATCTGAAGGGCCTTCTGCCTGACTTCTTTTGAAGACCTCAAACAGACTTTAAAAATCTTGACATACGTGTAAAAGGTGAACAGTGGCATTAGTCCTATAACTATGGTTGCTACCAATGTTCCAAAATAATTGTTCACTGTTGTGTCAATGCAAGAAAGTCTCACCACTGACCAATTGTCACAGTAGATCTTCAAGATTTCTgaagaacataatggaagtcttaTAGTCAACAGAAAGTGAACATTAAATAACACAGTAGGTTGCACATAAGCTCCAGCAAGCAATTTGAAAACTGTCGGCAAGGTCATTATGATGTTGTATCTGAGTGGGTTACAGATGCAGACATAGCGGTCATAGGCCATAGCTGCCAGTATAGACATTTCATAGGAGACATAGGTGTGGATGCAAAAAACTTGTGTCAAGCAAGCAATATAAGAAATGGAATGAGTCTCCTGCAGAAGATGTATGAAGAGACTAGGATAGAAGCAGCTACTACCATAGACACCATTGAAACACAAGGCTGCGATGAACACGTACATTGACTGATGAAGACTCTCGTGACGTATGATTGTAGCAATTACTGCTAAATTAAGAGTAAGATTTAATGTGTAACCAAAGAAAACTATGACACAGTAAAAATATCTCATGGAAGTTACGACCCCAAAGTTTAACGATAGCGTAGATGGTTGAGAGAAGGTGCCATTGTTCATCTTGCTCTACAACACAAGCGCTAAAAGAAAATATGGTACATGATATGGGATGCAATCTGCACTGACCTGCCTTCACAGAGGCTGTTTTATTGGAACGCTAAATGAGTTCAGTCAAGTATGTATAAGAAACACCGTGCTGGATACACCAACATGGCCAAAGCTACCTATTTAGGCAATGGCAGTTGTCCTTGCATCTTCCCTGCAGCTTTTTATTCCTCATGCAAGCTTTCTGACCATCATTGTGGTCAGGTGACACTGAGTATAGAAGCTCTCCTGATTCAGCGTCTTCAGGAGCTCTCTTCCCTCAGTGTCCTGAGGAGCCCTCTAAACTGAGTGTCTTTAAGAACTTTGTGGACGCTGTGTCTCCAGGAGCTCTCGGGAGTCAGAAGCTGCCACCACCACATAGAGATTAGGTATTGTCAGATACTGCATCGATGTTTAAAGCATTTATTGAAAGCATAAAAacactcttaaggggcccatacacccagcgattttcctgccgatatacagcagattcgatcactgtgatcgaatctgctgtgaaatagttgcgcaaacgctgacagagcaATTGATTTCCTCcaaaatcgattgttcccattgatctgtgcgtgcggaagatttccttcgatcgctggcgggttgggagtgcgtcgatagcagagtttcgaatgcccaacgaccgacaCTAGCGGGaaaacattacctgctccacctgcGCATGTCCTCGCTGTTGCCTCTGCTCCTTTTTCGCTGggctccagcaggcttcacttcttcctgtccggacaggaagtttaaacagtagagcgccctctactgttttaaacttccctggcaggaagtacagtgaagctggagccgagtgcggagaagaagacagcggagaccaggggacttgcgctggcctgatcaggtaatgtatgcgaggGTGGGGGGCGGCGACAGcgccagctccacagattgtgatcggtttcatgctgaaatcgattcacaatctgtttgcagtaaaagcagtcatacgatccctctctgatcatattcgatcagagagggatctatctgttggtcgatccgaatctcagatctgcacaagacctgctgttgtcctcctctaggatTACCTCTTCgctttcacgtatacaagatttctcacgcgCTTCACCCTCCTctaccctcccacaacacatccgtcactctgcaacatttgttacctttaaacggtttctcaaaactcacttgttcccacaagcatacgctctaccttaggccacttcccctttgtcctaaAGCCAAGTCCTACTAGATATTTTAAAACacactgtgtaacgatcggtgaagcacagagaggatctgattaccagtgatctgcagtatcacaggaaatacagatgtataccagattatacgtgatctgcagtatcactgataatccgatatactagctaacctctgttcacctgagtagagtgtagtgtttggtgtaactgtaacactttgaggactaggcctcagtgcagcaaggagaactgcacagattccttccgcagacttgagctctccaagacgggaggagtcagactgacagtaggaaggacagactgaaagcaaccttcaggaggaaggatcactaacagagcgaggaaccgcctctaacagtaaggtcggttctcggggtcggacaagccaggtcgtacacacacggacagataaagtacaagatcaggaggcaaaggcggagtcaaagtacaggcagggttcagcaacggggtatcagatatatcggggtacaaaatcaggaggcagaagtagAGTCaaagaacgagccggggttcggcaacagagtatcagaaatatcgaggtacaagatcagagttcaggaggatagtcaaggcaggcaaaagtcataacagataatcacaatcaaactagtactttagctatcaacagaatctagctaagtgtaggattacagctccagctggtcccggcacacttgcggatctgactacggatctgggtgctcccacatatgtgatcgcacgccagacaaagagcaagtgaacaaccagcagtatatatactctaggacctttccaggacctccctaattgctggtccaatgggagcagtggaatttgtcagctgacccagctggtcagccgacacccttctaactgctatttaaactctgcctctgtgctcgcgcgcgtgtaagtctgaatcttggtggactatcagtcccagccacaccagtactgttttgcaatgtatccagtgaactgagtgcgggagccgcctccaatgcggattccgccgttcccaatgcggattccgccactctgcctaagcggcatgcagcgttttttccgcgttgtgacgccatgctggacgcggaaacagccgcctcgccttgagagacagcggcttttccgcgtttcatcacacactgcctctaggtatgtttatttTATACTACCCCATCTTTTgtttcccccctattcctttagattgtaagctcacaagggcaggattCTCTCCccatttgtgtcttggaattcattatacattttattcatcatgttactattGTCACtgacattaccaattctgtattttgtattgattctgtattttgtcatcaattatgtattttgtattttggtgttgtattccattgtctgtattattatgtaaacCACGTTAGTtttgtactttgtacagcgccacggaatatggaagcactttataaattaataataataataataataatattaaaaacaaaaacaatcagGAACACAGCAAACTCCCATTGTGGGTccttgctagtgttgggcgaacagtgttcgccactgttcgggttctgcagaacatcaccctgttcgggtgatgttcgagttcggccgaacacctaatggtgttcgaccaaaccgttcggccacatggccgaactaagagcgcatggccgaacgttccccgaacgttcggctagcgctgtgattggccgaacgggtcacgtggttcggacccgaacgcgctctaattggccgaactgtcacgtggttcgggtaaataaatacccgaaccacgtcatatctccgccatttgtctgtgggtttagctttgggtaggcaggcagggtagttcacgctccagccacgctagccagggtccccccagtcattgtgtcgctgctgagaatagtagtacaccgctcgctcagccacactatatagcattgtgtttactgccactctgtgtacctcgctcagccacactatatagcattgtgtttactgccactctgtgcctgctgggaatagtagtacaccgctcgctcagccacactatatagcattctgtttactgccactctgtgtacctcgctcagccacactatatagcattgtgtttactgccactttgtgtctgctgggaatagtagtacaccgctcgctcagccacactatatagcattgtgtttactgccactctgtgtacctcgctcagccacactatatagcattgtgtttactgccactctgtgtctgctgggaacagtactacaccgctcgctcagccacactatatagcattgtgtttactgccactctgtgtaccttgctcagccacactatatagcattgtgtttactgccactctgtgtctgctgggaacagtagtacaccgctcgctcagccacactatatagcattgtgtttactgccactctgtgtctgctgggaacagtagaacaccgctcgctcagccacactatatagcattgtgtttactgccactctgtgtacctcgctctcatctttattacatttatgactgcatggtggtaaaaagcatgctatccgcacgcttcttgtcctcatgcaaggcctgggttgttgtgtctcaaagcgtggccttctcctcctgcgcctcctcctgttctatcacgtgtgctgctgttgctgctgggttagtgttgccggtccctgtttatggaacctctcatctttattacatttatgactgcatggcggtaaaaagcatgttatccgcacgcttcttgtcctccggcaaggcctgggttgttgtgtctcaaagcgtggccttctcctcctgcgcctcctcctgttccatcacgtgtgctgctgctgctgctgggttagcgttgccggtccctgtttatggaacctctcatctttattacatttatgactgcatggcggtaaaaagcatgctatccgcacgcttcttgtcctcatgcaaggcctgggttgttgtgtctcaaaaagcgtggccttctcctcctgcgcctcctcctcctgttccatcacgtgtgctgctgctggtgctggctgggttagcgttaccggtcccttttcctggaacttctt from Hyperolius riggenbachi isolate aHypRig1 chromosome 2, aHypRig1.pri, whole genome shotgun sequence encodes the following:
- the LOC137544711 gene encoding olfactory receptor 52L1-like; the encoded protein is MNNGTFSQPSTLSLNFGVVTSMRYFYCVIVFFGYTLNLTLNLAVIATIIRHESLHQSMYVFIAALCFNGVYGSSCFYPSLFIHLLQETHSISYIACLTQVFCIHTYVSYEMSILAAMAYDRYVCICNPLRYNIIMTLPTVFKLLAGAYVQPTVLFNVHFLLTIRLPLCSSEILKIYCDNWSVVRLSCIDTTVNNYFGTLVATIVIGLMPLFTFYTYVKIFKVCLRSSKEVRQKALQICSPHLICIVNFLTASLFEILLYRFIPDKLPYELRVLMSVQPFVIPPFLNPVIYGMKMKEIKVKIVLLLRKTDFKYPINI